The Halalkalibacter krulwichiae genome has a segment encoding these proteins:
- a CDS encoding SDR family oxidoreductase, which translates to MRPPQGATTLASINSAIDGLVLGLSIDLAPIRVNVVSPGIVDTPLYGGISKDQSQDMYHGIAKQLPV; encoded by the coding sequence GTGCGTCCTCCTCAAGGTGCAACGACTCTAGCTTCCATTAATTCAGCAATTGATGGATTAGTACTAGGACTTTCAATAGACCTGGCACCTATCAGAGTAAACGTGGTATCACCTGGGATCGTTGACACTCCTCTTTATGGCGGAATTTCAAAAGATCAAAGTCAAGATATGTACCATGGGATTGCTAAGCAATTACCTGTCTGA
- a CDS encoding SDR family NAD(P)-dependent oxidoreductase — MVVLGGTSGIGLAAAKAFLDESAQVIIASRSASKLSDSKVKLGGNVKGL; from the coding sequence GTGGTTGTTTTAGGAGGTACATCTGGTATTGGTTTAGCCGCTGCTAAGGCGTTTCTCGATGAATCCGCTCAAGTCATTATTGCTAGCCGTTCTGCTTCAAAATTATCTGACTCAAAAGTGAAGCTTGGTGGTAACGTAAAGGGCCTATGA
- a CDS encoding winged helix-turn-helix transcriptional regulator — translation MPNLGEKVFNCEKELTLSIIGGKWKMLVLWHLGKEGTKRFGELKALMPGITQRMLVNQLRELEDHLIVHREVYPVVPPKVEYSLTEYGRSLMPILDAMYDWGKDYIKNVLEKETENKSSIQ, via the coding sequence ATGCCGAATCTTGGGGAAAAAGTGTTTAATTGTGAAAAAGAATTGACTCTTTCGATTATTGGAGGAAAATGGAAAATGCTGGTGTTGTGGCATCTGGGAAAAGAAGGAACTAAACGTTTTGGTGAACTAAAGGCCCTCATGCCTGGTATCACTCAAAGAATGCTTGTTAATCAACTACGTGAACTTGAAGACCATTTGATTGTTCATCGAGAAGTTTATCCTGTCGTTCCGCCAAAAGTTGAATATTCACTCACTGAGTATGGAAGAAGCCTGATGCCTATTCTGGATGCTATGTATGACTGGGGTAAAGATTATATTAAGAATGTATTGGAAAAAGAAACAGAAAACAAATCGTCTATCCAGTAA
- a CDS encoding aminotransferase class I/II-fold pyridoxal phosphate-dependent enzyme: protein MKTLKSLDQNGNILYISSLSKIIASDLRIGWIIGPNSVIERLSDAKQQVDFGHGSHSQWIANNFIESSEFESHIQHLVKQLDRRSKQIDTSLQTFLNTLHIKLFTNNKAFLGDITVEIAEEELENRNIAELHLPKSDIYKITLHPIK from the coding sequence ATGAAGACCCTTAAATCCCTTGATCAAAATGGAAATATATTATACATAAGCTCTTTATCAAAAATCATTGCTTCTGACCTAAGAATAGGCTGGATTATCGGACCGAACTCTGTCATTGAAAGATTGTCAGATGCAAAACAGCAGGTCGATTTTGGGCATGGAAGCCATTCTCAATGGATTGCCAATAATTTTATTGAGTCCAGCGAATTTGAATCACATATTCAACATTTAGTTAAGCAATTAGATCGTCGAAGCAAACAGATTGATACAAGTCTGCAGACCTTTCTTAACACCCTTCACATAAAATTATTCACAAATAATAAAGCATTTTTAGGTGATATAACTGTAGAGATTGCTGAAGAGGAACTAGAGAATAGGAATATAGCCGAACTCCACCTTCCTAAAAGTGATATTTATAAGATTACACTTCATCCAATAAAGTAA
- the mnmA gene encoding tRNA 2-thiouridine(34) synthase MnmA, with protein MKKRPEDTRVVVGMSGGVDSSVTALLLKEQGYDVVGIFMKNWDDTDESGFCTATEDYEDVIKVCNQIGIPYYAVNFEKQYWDKVFTYFLEEYKSGRTPNPDVMCNKEIKFKAFLNHAMLLGADYIATGHYARVEEKDGQFGLLRGADHNKDQSYFLNALSQKQLSKTMFPLGHLSKKEVREIAIEAGLATAKKKDSTGICFIGERNFKEFLSGFLPAQPGEMQTLDGEFKGHHDGLMYYTIGQRQGLGIGGSGEPWFVIGKDLKRNVLIVGQGFHNEGLYSEGLEAIGMNWIKTDLTFKQDFSCTAKMRYRQEDQQVTVYPKEDGTASIYFHEPERAVTPGQAVVLYDGDVCIGGGTIDRVIKKWENA; from the coding sequence ATGAAGAAACGACCAGAAGATACAAGGGTAGTAGTCGGTATGTCTGGTGGTGTTGATTCATCGGTTACAGCTTTGCTTCTTAAAGAGCAAGGATATGATGTAGTTGGTATTTTTATGAAAAATTGGGATGATACTGATGAAAGTGGTTTCTGTACAGCAACTGAAGACTACGAAGATGTGATTAAGGTTTGTAATCAAATTGGGATCCCGTATTATGCTGTTAATTTTGAAAAACAGTATTGGGATAAAGTCTTCACATACTTCCTAGAGGAGTACAAATCAGGTCGGACACCTAATCCTGACGTCATGTGTAATAAAGAGATCAAATTTAAGGCCTTTTTAAATCATGCGATGTTACTTGGGGCTGACTATATCGCAACAGGTCACTATGCACGAGTCGAAGAAAAAGATGGACAATTCGGATTGCTGCGGGGTGCTGATCATAATAAAGATCAATCATACTTCCTTAATGCTCTTTCTCAAAAGCAATTATCGAAAACTATGTTTCCGCTTGGGCATTTATCCAAAAAAGAAGTGCGTGAGATTGCGATAGAGGCAGGTCTTGCAACAGCAAAGAAAAAAGATAGTACAGGTATTTGTTTTATCGGTGAACGAAATTTCAAGGAATTTCTAAGTGGCTTTTTGCCAGCCCAACCTGGTGAAATGCAAACCTTAGATGGTGAATTTAAAGGTCACCATGATGGTCTTATGTATTATACTATTGGTCAACGTCAAGGTCTTGGCATTGGCGGATCGGGGGAGCCTTGGTTTGTCATTGGTAAAGACTTAAAGCGTAATGTTTTGATTGTTGGACAAGGGTTTCATAACGAAGGACTTTATTCAGAAGGTTTAGAGGCTATTGGTATGAATTGGATTAAAACAGATCTAACTTTTAAGCAAGACTTTAGTTGTACCGCCAAGATGAGATACCGTCAAGAGGATCAACAGGTAACAGTGTATCCAAAAGAAGATGGAACAGCTAGCATCTATTTTCACGAACCGGAGCGCGCTGTTACACCAGGACAAGCTGTTGTACTGTATGATGGCGATGTTTGTATTGGTGGGGGAACAATAGATCGTGTGATTAAAAAATGGGAGAATGCCTAA
- a CDS encoding LLM class oxidoreductase, whose translation MNKFEKHKGYSRTFQENKLSLGLFFPLEAYKGSIPVMDLKHQVDLAQIAEEANFASLFVRDVPLSDPTFGDVGQIYDPWVFLGYIAAHTKEIALGTGSIVTTLRHPLHLAKAAASVDHISNQRLLLGIATGDRPIEFSAYKVNREERIELFQESLFVMKEAWKQSFPLINSQRVGIEQGDVLPKPVLSDIPVFVTGRSGQSLEWIAENSDGWISYPRNIDVQAELINDWRSLTYDFQPFSQSLYIDLAKDPDEGPTPIHLGFRSGYKFLIEFLNRLQEIGVNHVILNLKYGQRPAKDVINELGEKVVPQFPVFKQQTI comes from the coding sequence ATGAATAAATTTGAAAAGCACAAAGGTTATTCACGCACATTTCAAGAAAACAAACTTTCACTTGGTTTATTCTTTCCTTTAGAAGCATATAAGGGAAGTATCCCAGTTATGGATTTAAAGCATCAAGTAGATCTTGCTCAAATCGCTGAGGAAGCTAATTTTGCTTCTTTATTTGTTAGAGATGTTCCGTTAAGTGACCCGACTTTCGGTGATGTTGGACAAATTTATGATCCTTGGGTTTTTCTAGGTTATATCGCTGCTCACACAAAAGAGATTGCATTAGGGACAGGGAGTATTGTGACAACTTTACGTCATCCTTTACATCTAGCAAAAGCTGCCGCATCTGTTGATCATATATCTAACCAAAGGCTTCTTTTGGGTATTGCAACTGGGGACCGACCTATTGAATTTTCAGCATATAAAGTTAACCGAGAAGAACGGATCGAATTATTTCAAGAGTCACTTTTTGTTATGAAAGAGGCATGGAAACAGTCATTCCCACTGATCAACTCACAAAGAGTTGGAATAGAACAAGGAGACGTCTTGCCAAAACCAGTTTTATCAGATATTCCTGTTTTCGTGACAGGTCGTTCAGGGCAGTCACTAGAGTGGATAGCTGAAAACAGTGACGGTTGGATTAGTTACCCGCGAAATATTGATGTACAAGCTGAACTCATTAATGATTGGCGTTCCTTAACGTATGATTTCCAGCCATTTTCTCAATCACTTTATATTGATTTAGCAAAAGATCCGGATGAAGGTCCTACTCCTATTCACCTTGGGTTTAGGAGCGGATACAAATTTTTAATTGAATTTCTGAATCGCTTACAAGAAATTGGAGTTAATCATGTTATTCTGAATCTAAAATATGGTCAACGTCCGGCAAAGGATGTAATTAACGAATTAGGCGAAAAGGTAGTACCTCAGTTTCCTGTATTTAAACAACAGACCATATAA
- a CDS encoding Rrf2 family transcriptional regulator, which yields MNSEFTIAVHSLVLLAHLPDHMASSQKIADNVSTNPARIRKIMSYLRKHGFVRTKEGIGGGYILQRDPDEITLGQIYRSVSGGTIKPNWCSGDPEEECVVASNIQLVMDEVFEETDQYFSAYLDRISIASILKKVKQC from the coding sequence GTGAATAGTGAATTTACGATAGCCGTTCATAGCTTAGTTCTTTTAGCGCATTTGCCTGATCATATGGCAAGTAGTCAAAAGATTGCGGACAATGTTTCCACAAATCCAGCAAGAATTCGTAAAATAATGAGTTATTTGCGTAAACATGGATTTGTTCGAACAAAAGAAGGAATAGGAGGAGGCTACATTCTTCAAAGAGATCCTGATGAAATTACATTGGGGCAAATTTATCGCTCAGTGTCAGGTGGAACGATTAAACCCAATTGGTGCTCTGGAGACCCTGAAGAGGAATGTGTGGTTGCTTCTAATATTCAACTTGTGATGGATGAGGTGTTTGAGGAAACCGATCAATATTTTTCAGCTTACCTCGATCGTATTTCAATTGCATCCATTTTAAAGAAAGTAAAACAATGTTAA
- the ltrA gene encoding group II intron reverse transcriptase/maturase yields the protein MHRPQKTSKDGYLLEHKVEPEHKAEACSILHAEPRRRDGESSELISEIIDRDNLNRAYKRVKKNKGKPGIDGMTVDKLPLFLAEERRSLVLSIKDGTYQPQPVKRVEIPKQDGSKRKLGIPTVKDRLVQQAILQVIEKWINPHFSENSFGFRPNRSAHDAIGKAKQYYEERYRYVVDIDMKQYFDTVNHDKLMYHVEEFIQDPIVLKLIRKFLRSGIMIGEKYEPSEVGTPQGGNLSPLLSNAYLHQLDLELERRGHKFIRYADDCNIYVKSQRAGERVLKSITKFLEEKLKLTVNKEKSEVGKPTKRKFLGFCIHPTRNGAQVRPHTKAKKSLEEKVGKLTSRKRPGEIREIIKEVNQVTRGWINYYGVGLVKTYVQEIDRWIRRRIRQIIWKRWKKVKTRFKSLIKLKIPKQKAWEWANTRKGYWHISNSFILNTAIPNHLLERIGLLNLTQLYSSINSKHT from the coding sequence ATGCATCGACCACAGAAAACATCAAAAGATGGCTACCTGCTAGAACATAAGGTGGAACCTGAACATAAAGCGGAAGCGTGCAGTATACTTCACGCTGAACCTAGAAGAAGAGATGGTGAAAGTTCAGAATTGATCAGCGAGATTATTGATCGAGATAACCTCAATAGGGCTTATAAAAGAGTCAAGAAGAACAAAGGAAAACCTGGGATAGACGGAATGACGGTAGACAAATTGCCACTATTCTTAGCCGAAGAGAGAAGGTCTCTTGTGCTTTCCATTAAAGATGGAACGTATCAACCACAACCCGTTAAGCGGGTTGAAATTCCGAAGCAGGATGGTTCAAAAAGAAAGCTAGGAATTCCCACGGTCAAAGACCGACTTGTCCAACAAGCGATTCTTCAAGTAATTGAAAAATGGATCAACCCCCATTTCTCCGAAAACAGTTTTGGCTTCCGCCCAAACCGAAGTGCTCACGACGCAATCGGAAAAGCAAAACAGTACTATGAAGAGAGATACCGATACGTGGTAGACATTGATATGAAGCAGTACTTCGATACAGTCAACCATGATAAACTCATGTATCATGTAGAGGAATTTATTCAGGACCCAATAGTGCTTAAGCTAATTCGTAAATTCCTGCGAAGTGGCATTATGATTGGTGAAAAATATGAGCCAAGCGAGGTTGGAACTCCTCAAGGAGGAAATCTATCACCGCTTCTTAGTAACGCCTATCTTCACCAACTGGACCTAGAACTAGAAAGGCGTGGTCATAAGTTTATCCGCTACGCAGATGACTGTAACATTTACGTGAAAAGCCAAAGGGCTGGAGAGAGAGTATTAAAAAGCATTACAAAATTTCTTGAAGAAAAACTAAAGCTAACGGTGAATAAGGAGAAGAGTGAAGTTGGTAAACCGACGAAACGGAAGTTTCTAGGGTTCTGTATACATCCAACAAGAAATGGAGCACAAGTCCGTCCGCATACTAAGGCGAAAAAGAGCCTCGAAGAAAAAGTAGGAAAACTAACTTCCCGCAAACGACCAGGAGAGATCCGTGAGATCATCAAGGAGGTCAACCAAGTAACTAGGGGGTGGATCAACTATTATGGGGTTGGTCTTGTGAAAACCTATGTTCAAGAAATTGATCGTTGGATACGTCGAAGGATTAGACAAATAATCTGGAAAAGGTGGAAGAAGGTTAAAACTCGCTTTAAAAGTCTTATCAAACTAAAAATCCCCAAACAAAAGGCTTGGGAGTGGGCAAACACTCGGAAAGGCTACTGGCATATTTCAAATAGTTTCATCTTAAATACCGCGATACCAAATCATCTTCTTGAACGAATTGGATTACTCAATCTTACTCAACTATATTCCTCGATAAATTCTAAACACACTTAA
- a CDS encoding 2,4'-dihydroxyacetophenone dioxygenase family protein has protein sequence METKASTRTIDQEMNEFTERFMLPDRVSHSPEMQWMPFSDDGCWFKPLRFDLTTGLWIMLFKVEKGAVLSRHRHTGGSVTGYVIEGKWHYLEKDWEANEGTLIFEPPGDIHTLCADPELGMTTLFTVTGSIQFFDANGTITREDDVFTMYKRYRHYCEEYGIEPNVDLIF, from the coding sequence ATGGAAACAAAAGCATCAACTCGAACAATTGATCAGGAAATGAATGAATTTACGGAACGCTTTATGCTTCCAGATCGAGTTAGCCACTCTCCAGAAATGCAATGGATGCCATTTTCTGATGATGGTTGTTGGTTCAAGCCGCTTCGGTTCGATCTTACAACAGGACTATGGATTATGCTGTTTAAGGTAGAAAAAGGAGCTGTCCTTTCTCGTCATCGCCATACGGGTGGTTCTGTTACCGGTTACGTAATTGAAGGAAAGTGGCATTATCTCGAAAAAGATTGGGAAGCAAACGAGGGAACTCTTATTTTTGAGCCGCCAGGTGATATCCATACTCTTTGTGCAGATCCAGAACTTGGCATGACAACGCTATTTACGGTTACTGGAAGTATCCAGTTTTTTGACGCGAATGGTACTATTACTCGAGAAGATGATGTGTTCACCATGTACAAGCGCTATCGTCATTATTGTGAAGAATATGGGATTGAGCCAAACGTTGATTTGATCTTCTAA
- a CDS encoding sigma-54-dependent Fis family transcriptional regulator: protein MNDLYISLDNVCSPMNEKIRVERAWEHFILDKNSAPKVRHLTHQSWKRSLRHGVHPLEGKAPLILSEEKIQEYQSSNPIFSTIEPLLINLNNTVKDSGYLLVFCNQNGEIVYLDGVSSLRQKAENINFIAGTSWAEHHAGTNGMGAALATGHPMQVFAGEHFCQPVHNWVCSAAPIKDPATNKVLGAINLTGIWDTVHPHSLTTVISVAQLVEEKLLNRLKFEQFLLMEHYIEISEKKSNKHFAIIDRGCKVIRASPLFYENGWIDKSNYFNELNKEILWKEAKYSWQIEKRDGIWTFEVIPYFYQEYQIGAILYAIPPVIPSNNTVNSTKHSFSSMIGLSDKFLSFITEARSVASIDLPVLIEGESGTGKELLAQSIHSSSLRSSGAFVAVNCGAIPKELAASELFGYEEGTFTGGQKGGKSGKFQLAEGGTIFLDEIGEMPLDLQTMLLRVLEEGEVVRLGGKQPIKLNVRVIAATNCDLKKACEEGKFRKDLYYRLNILSLKVPPLRERSGDIPLIFEHLLKKICIDLRRPPLLINDQALLALKRYDWPGNVRELRNLAYQMAVKVKGNVITRVDLPKELAEEQTFNYTGNPINLSHSSHQSFVSKKKVQSLKEQELDTILAVLDELNGNVTETAKRLGIHRSTIYKKLKRRDPTSSSLK, encoded by the coding sequence GTGAATGATCTATATATTTCTTTAGACAATGTCTGCTCCCCTATGAATGAAAAAATCAGGGTTGAGAGAGCTTGGGAACATTTTATATTGGATAAGAACTCAGCCCCTAAAGTGCGTCATTTAACACATCAATCTTGGAAACGCTCATTACGTCATGGGGTGCACCCACTAGAAGGGAAAGCCCCTCTCATTTTATCTGAAGAGAAAATTCAAGAATATCAATCTTCTAATCCCATTTTCTCAACTATAGAACCTCTACTTATTAATTTAAATAATACAGTGAAAGATTCAGGCTATTTATTAGTTTTTTGTAATCAAAATGGTGAAATTGTGTATTTAGATGGAGTTTCATCACTTAGACAGAAAGCAGAAAATATCAACTTCATTGCTGGTACGTCATGGGCTGAACATCATGCTGGGACCAATGGAATGGGAGCAGCACTGGCTACCGGACATCCTATGCAAGTATTTGCTGGTGAACATTTCTGTCAACCAGTCCACAATTGGGTTTGTTCAGCTGCGCCTATTAAAGACCCAGCTACAAATAAGGTGCTTGGAGCTATTAATTTAACAGGTATTTGGGATACAGTACATCCTCACTCCCTTACAACTGTAATTTCTGTAGCTCAACTAGTTGAGGAAAAGCTTCTCAACCGATTAAAATTCGAACAGTTCCTCTTAATGGAGCACTATATAGAAATATCCGAAAAAAAATCAAATAAACATTTTGCTATAATTGATCGTGGCTGTAAAGTTATTAGAGCATCTCCTCTATTTTATGAAAATGGGTGGATAGACAAAAGTAATTATTTCAATGAATTAAATAAAGAAATTTTATGGAAAGAAGCTAAATATAGTTGGCAGATTGAGAAAAGAGATGGAATATGGACTTTTGAAGTCATACCTTACTTTTACCAAGAGTATCAAATAGGAGCTATACTATATGCTATTCCACCAGTCATACCTTCAAACAATACAGTGAATTCAACAAAACACTCCTTTTCAAGTATGATTGGACTATCCGATAAATTTTTATCATTTATAACAGAGGCACGCTCAGTTGCAAGTATAGATTTACCAGTATTAATTGAGGGTGAAAGTGGAACGGGAAAAGAGTTATTAGCCCAATCTATTCACTCATCAAGTCTTCGGTCTTCGGGAGCTTTTGTAGCAGTTAACTGTGGAGCAATACCAAAAGAACTTGCTGCAAGTGAATTATTCGGATATGAAGAGGGAACATTTACAGGAGGCCAAAAAGGAGGAAAGTCTGGAAAGTTTCAACTAGCTGAAGGCGGTACGATATTTTTAGATGAAATCGGAGAGATGCCATTAGATTTACAAACGATGTTATTACGGGTCCTTGAAGAAGGTGAGGTTGTTCGCCTTGGTGGAAAACAACCGATCAAGTTGAATGTTCGAGTCATTGCTGCAACGAATTGTGATTTAAAAAAGGCATGTGAAGAAGGTAAATTTCGCAAAGATCTATATTATCGGCTTAATATTCTTTCTTTGAAAGTACCTCCACTCCGTGAAAGATCAGGAGATATTCCATTAATCTTCGAGCATTTGCTAAAGAAAATTTGTATCGATTTAAGGAGGCCACCTCTTTTAATAAATGATCAAGCTTTACTTGCTTTGAAAAGATATGACTGGCCTGGAAATGTTCGTGAACTGAGAAATCTTGCCTATCAAATGGCGGTGAAGGTAAAAGGAAATGTCATTACTAGAGTTGACCTTCCAAAAGAATTGGCCGAAGAGCAAACCTTTAATTATACAGGAAATCCCATTAATCTTTCTC